In Sulfuracidifex metallicus DSM 6482 = JCM 9184, a single window of DNA contains:
- the hemL gene encoding glutamate-1-semialdehyde 2,1-aminomutase, protein MSINLWKEAQQLFAGGVNSPVRALVKPYPFYTSKGEGPFLITEDGKKIVDYVLGYGPLILGHSPEKVRNKIMEQVQKGWLYGTPSRIEVELAKKIIFHIPSAQKIRFVNSGTEATMNAIRLVRGFTGREKIIKFNGNYHGAHDYGLIEAGSAVSEYGITISKGIPKDIVKTVLLCEYNDLTCVEKYLKEENVAGVIMEPVMGNYGVIPPKTDFIKGIRELTSAFGTLLIFDEVITGFRLGLSGAQGMFGVVPDVTTLGKIIGGGLPIGAIAGRREIMDSITPAGEVFNAGTFNANPLSMAAGLATIEELEHTNAYEISNEAAKVISQEVDQMMKIDHVTHRVGSMMQFFLGVKEVKNATEAKKANKSLYLNLHEQLLKEGVFIPPSQLETIFTSASHSQNVINFTIDKFRKVLREIKNDKGSS, encoded by the coding sequence TTGAGCATTAATCTTTGGAAGGAAGCCCAACAACTTTTTGCTGGTGGAGTTAATAGCCCAGTTAGGGCTTTAGTAAAACCTTATCCGTTCTATACTTCTAAGGGCGAAGGGCCATTTCTGATTACAGAGGACGGTAAAAAAATAGTAGACTATGTCCTAGGATACGGACCTTTGATTTTAGGTCATTCCCCTGAAAAGGTAAGGAATAAAATAATGGAACAGGTCCAAAAAGGGTGGCTATATGGTACTCCGTCTAGAATAGAAGTTGAACTGGCTAAGAAAATTATATTTCACATTCCATCAGCCCAAAAGATAAGGTTTGTAAACAGTGGAACTGAGGCAACTATGAACGCAATAAGACTAGTAAGAGGTTTCACTGGTAGGGAGAAAATAATTAAGTTTAACGGAAACTATCATGGTGCCCATGACTATGGATTAATAGAAGCTGGAAGTGCAGTATCAGAGTATGGAATAACAATATCAAAAGGCATACCAAAGGACATAGTAAAAACCGTCCTATTATGCGAATACAATGACCTCACTTGTGTGGAAAAGTATCTCAAGGAGGAGAACGTAGCTGGAGTTATAATGGAACCAGTGATGGGAAATTATGGCGTTATACCGCCTAAAACTGACTTTATCAAGGGAATTAGAGAACTAACTTCGGCGTTTGGAACATTACTTATTTTCGATGAAGTTATTACCGGTTTCAGACTTGGACTGAGCGGAGCTCAGGGCATGTTTGGAGTTGTCCCTGATGTTACAACTTTAGGTAAAATAATTGGTGGTGGACTTCCTATAGGAGCTATTGCGGGAAGAAGGGAAATAATGGATTCAATAACTCCTGCAGGAGAGGTGTTCAATGCGGGTACATTTAATGCTAATCCACTCTCTATGGCTGCTGGATTGGCAACTATTGAAGAGCTAGAGCATACTAATGCTTACGAAATATCAAATGAAGCCGCTAAAGTGATCTCACAAGAAGTGGATCAAATGATGAAGATCGATCATGTCACACATAGAGTAGGAAGTATGATGCAGTTCTTTCTGGGAGTCAAGGAAGTAAAAAACGCCACTGAAGCTAAAAAGGCTAATAAATCCCTATACCTCAACCTACACGAACAATTGCTGAAAGAAGGAGTATTTATACCGCCAAGTCAGCTGGAGACGATTTTCACATCAGCATCACATAGTCAGAATGTCATTAATTTCACTATAGATAAATTTAGAAAAGTATTGAGAGAGATAAAAAATGATAAAGGTAGCAGCTAG
- the hemC gene encoding hydroxymethylbilane synthase: MIKVAARGSKLSKAQADLVIDYLKRLGYDVSFIEVKTRGDINYSSEIGKIGKGIFEKEVNEMVLKGEADLAVHSMKDIETTLDEKLEVIATLPRGSPFDIVISRNNKSIYSADEGIVGSSSVRRQKFTHFINPNLQISSLRGNLDTRISKLFNGSYDFIIVAEAGIERLKLNVKYERLNPVDLTPAANQGIIAVVARKDNKEIKKVLENFNSEDSRMESIAEREVGNILGAGCNSPLGVFFRHIDNKLEGIATIYTNKSKFTATIVAGDDPKKAGDELARRLKEISKEEGNFL; this comes from the coding sequence ATGATAAAGGTAGCAGCTAGAGGTAGTAAACTTAGTAAAGCACAAGCGGATTTAGTTATAGATTATCTAAAAAGATTAGGATATGATGTAAGTTTCATTGAAGTTAAAACAAGAGGAGACATTAACTATTCTTCTGAAATAGGTAAAATAGGTAAGGGAATATTCGAAAAAGAAGTTAACGAGATGGTACTTAAAGGCGAGGCTGACCTTGCAGTTCATAGTATGAAAGATATAGAAACAACCCTGGATGAGAAGCTCGAAGTTATTGCTACTTTACCTAGAGGATCTCCCTTTGATATTGTAATTAGCAGAAATAACAAATCCATCTATAGCGCTGATGAAGGCATAGTAGGAAGTAGTAGCGTTAGAAGGCAAAAGTTTACACATTTCATAAATCCAAATCTGCAGATATCTAGCCTAAGAGGAAATTTAGACACTAGAATATCTAAGTTGTTCAATGGAAGTTACGATTTCATTATAGTCGCTGAGGCTGGCATAGAAAGGTTAAAACTTAACGTAAAATATGAAAGATTAAATCCAGTTGATCTAACTCCTGCAGCTAATCAAGGGATAATAGCAGTTGTTGCCAGAAAGGATAACAAAGAAATTAAGAAAGTGTTAGAAAATTTTAATTCTGAAGATTCTAGAATGGAATCAATAGCTGAAAGGGAGGTTGGAAATATCTTAGGTGCTGGATGCAATTCTCCACTCGGAGTATTCTTTAGACATATAGATAATAAATTAGAAGGAATAGCTACAATATATACCAATAAATCTAAATTTACTGCAACAATAGTTGCGGGGGATGATCCTAAAAAGGCCGGTGATGAACTTGCAAGAAGACTCAAAGAGATATCAAAAGAGGAGGGTAATTTCCTTTAG